From the genome of Branchiostoma lanceolatum isolate klBraLanc5 chromosome 11, klBraLanc5.hap2, whole genome shotgun sequence:
AGTCACCTTCGTCGTTTGCTCGTCTGCAGTTAAATGTGGGGTTGTAGTCATTGCTGCACTTGTGGGTTGTTCTGTCGTTGTAAGGCGTGTGGTCTTCAAATCTGTTGTTACTGATGTTGTAGTCGGCAATGAAGGAAGTGTGGTTGGTTCTCCACTAGTCACCTCCGTAGTTTCCATGTCTGTAGTTAAATGTAGGGCTGTAGTAGCGGCTGCACTTGTAGGTTTTTCTGTCGTTGTAAGGCGTTGAGTTTTCTCACCTGTTGTAACTGATGTTGATGTAAGCTGTGTAGATCTTTCAGCAGTCGTTTGCTCTGCAATAGTCGGCTGGACTACTATGCTTGTTGTGGTAGCCATAGGTTCCACAGTTGAGAATGAGGGAGTCGACACGGGGGTAGAGGTTGATTCGAGTGTTGGCGAATATGAACCTGCTAGAAATGTGGTAGATTCTTGCTCTATTATTACTGTAGTTTCCCCGCCTGTAGTTAAAGGTAGAACTTCAGTTCCCTCATTTGTTGTTGCTAATATTGGAGTTAGCTGTGTAGTTCTTTCATCAGTTGTTACTGGCATTGTAGCTGTGCTTGCAGATGTAGTTGCAGCCTGCACTGTTGTGCGAGGTTCGGTTGTCAATTGTCTGGTTGTTACTGACTTTGTTGACAACAATGGCGAAGTGTTTTCCGGAAATGTGGTCGATGTTCCTCCAGCCATCTCCGTAGTTGCTTCGATGGGCATTTCTGTAGTTTGTTGACGTGTTGTTGCTAATCCTGTTGTCACATGAGTAGGTTCGACTGCAGTTGTTTTATACGTTGTTTTAGCCATAGTGCTCGTTCTTGTTGTAGGAGTGGTCAATGTGGTACTTTCGGGAAATTCGGTCGGTATTTCCGTAGACATCTCCGTCGTTGCTTCGGTGGTCATCGCTGAACTTGGTTGGGTTGTCGAGGCTGAAGTTGATGTAACCTGAGTATATTGGTCTGTAGTTGTTTTATACGTTGTTGGCGGTTTGTACGTAGTGCTCTTTCTTGCAGTAGAAGTGTAGAAGTTATCTGCAGTCGTCGATGTAGTACCTTCCGGGAATGTAGTCGGCATTTCTGTAGACATCTCCGTCGTTGCTTCGCTGGCCATCGCTgtagttggttggtttgttgtgGCCAAAGTTGTGGTCACCTGAGTAGATTCGGCTGCAGTCGTTTCCCCTGCAGTCGTTGATAATATTGTTGACGTCGAAGAAGTAGTGATATGTGGAGTTTTAAATGTTGTTGCCGGTATATCAGTGCTTGGTAAACTCATAGTGCTCTCACTTGTTATAGAAGTGGTATGCTCTGCAGTCGTCGATATGGTTCTTTCCGACGATGTCGTCGGTGTTTCTGTAGATATCTTCGTACTAGCTTCGGTGAACACTGCTGTGCTTGGTTGGGTTGCTGTTGCTGAGGTTGTTATTTGCGTAGATTCGCCAGTAGTTGTTTGATATACGGTCGTCGATGATGCAGTTGGTGTTGATGAACTAGTGCTGTGCGCTGTTGTATGCATCGTTGACGGTTTTCCAGTGGTGTGGAGAGTACTTGACAAAGCTGAGGTGCTCTGCTTTGTTGTAGGAGGTCCTTCTGTGCTGGTCTGTGCCGTTGTCTCATCAGGGACTGTCGTCTCTGCAAGAGTAGATGCCAGCGTACTTTGCTCCATTGTAGCCGTCACTGTTCGAAATGTGGTTCGTTGTGAGGTTTGGGGGTTTGTACCTGGTTGGGCGGtggtttgtgatgttgttgctgCCAAAAATGTACTGCTTGGTGGCGTGAAAAGTCCAGTTGTTCCTTTATGTGTTGCGGGCGAGGTTGTGGTGAGTTGAGTAGATTTGTCTACAGTGGTATCCTCTACAGCCGTCGATGAAATAGTTCCTGGCAAAGTGGTTAATGTCTCTGTAGACATCTCCGTCATTGCTTCCGTGGCCATCGCTAAACTTGGCTGGTTTGTCGTGGCCAAAGTTGTTGTCACTTGAGTAGATTGGTCTGCAGTTGTTTTCTCTGCAGTCGTCGACGGTATAGGCAACGTCGAGGAAGTAGTAATGTGCTCTATTTTATATGTTGTTGACGGTTTACCAGTGGTGTAAGAAGTACTTGCTGAACCCATGGTGCTCTTTCTTGGTGTATGAGTTGTATGTTCTGCAGACGTGAATATAGTGCTTTCCGGCAATGTGGTCGATGTTTCTGTAGATGCCTCCATAGATGCTTCAGTGGCCATCGCTGTACTTCGTTggtttgttgttactgttgttgcTTTAGCGGAAGTTGCTGTACTTGATTTACTTGTTGTTGATACGGTCGTTATATGCGTAGATTCGTCAGCAGTTGTTTGCTCAGCAGTCGTCAATGGAACAGTTGAGGTTATGAAGGTTGTGGTACGCGCTGTTGTAGATGCTATTGACGGCTTTTCAGTGGTATAGGGCGTACTCGGTACTACTGTCGTGCTCTTCATTGTTGTAGGTAGTCCTACTGTACTAGTCTGTATCGTTGTTGCAACAGGGACTGTTGTCTTCTCGGGCGTAGATGCTAGCGTACTTTGCTCCATTGTAGCCGGCACTGTTCGAAATGTGGTTCGTTGTGTAGTTATCGGGACGGTACTTTCTTGCACAGTGGTTTGTGACTTGAGCGTGGTAAATGCCGGAGAAGTCACAAAGTATTTAGGTGTTGTTGCTGTCGAAAAAGTACTGCTGGATGACGGGGGAAGGCTAATTGTTTTCTTGTCTGTTGTTAGCGAGGTCGTGGTTTGTTGAGTAGATTTGTCTGCAGTGGTTTCCTCTGCTGCCGTCGATGCAGTACTTTTTGGAAATGTAGTCGGGTTTTTTGTAGACATTTCCGTAGTTGCTTTGGTGGTCTTTGCTGAACTTGCTTGGTCTGTTGTGGCCAAAGCTGATGTAACTTCAGTTGATTTCTCTGTAGTATGATCTGAAGTTGTCGATGGTATAGTTGACGTTGAAGAGGTAGTGAAATGCGTTGATTTAAATGTTGTTGGCGATTCATTTGTGGTGCTCTTTCTGGTTGTAAGAGTAGTATGCCCGAGCTCTGCAGTCGTCAATGTAGTACTTTTCGGAAATGTTGTCGATGTCGGTGTCTTTGTAGACATCTCCGTCGTTGCTTCTGTGGCCATCGCTGTACTTGGTTGCTTTGTTGTGGTCAAAGTTGTTGTTACTTGAGTAGATTGGTCTGCAGTTGTTTTCTCTACAGCAGTTGATTGTAAagttgtatatgttgttgacGGTTTATCAGTGGTGTAAGAAGTACTTGAAAAACCCGTGGTGCTCTTTCTCGAAGTATGAGTGGTATGGTCTGCAGCCGTTGATACAGTTGTTTCCGGCAATGTGGTCGGTGTTTTTGTAGATGCCTCCGTAGTTGCTTCAGTGTTCATTGCTGTACTTGGTTTACTTATTGTTGATAAGGTTGTTATCTGCGTAGATTCGTCAGCAGTTGTTTGCTCAGTAGTCGTCAATGGACCAGTTGAGGACAAGAGAGTAGTGGTACGCCCTGTTGTGTGTATTGTTGACGGCTTTTCCGTGGTGTAGGGGGTAGTTGGTACGACTGTCGTGCTCTTCATTGTTGTAGGAGATCCTTCAGTACTGGTCTGTACCGTTGTCTCATCATGGACTGTGGTCTCTTTAAGAGTAGATGTCAGCTTACTTTGCTCCATTGTAGCCGGCACTGTTCGAAATGTGGTTCGTTGTGTAGTTTCAGGGACTGTACTTTCTTGTACGGTTGTTTGTGACTTGAGCGTGGTAAATGACGGAGAGGTGACCCAGGATGTAGGTGTTGATGCTGTCGAAAACGTAGTGCTTGATGACGTGGTAGGGCCAGTTGTTACCTGGTGTGTCGTGGGCGACATTGTGGTTAGTTGAGTAGATTTGTCTGAAGTGGTATGCTTTTCAATTGTCGATGAAGTGCTTTCCGGAAATGTAGTCGGTTTTTCTGTAGACTTTTCAGTTGTTGCTTTAGTGGTCTTTGCTGAACTTTGTTGGTGTGTTGTGGGCAAAGTTGTTCTCACCTCAGTAGATTTCTCTGCAGTTGCAGTTGTCGATGGCAAAGTTGATTTGTCCGCAGTCGTTTGCTCTGCAGCCGTCGATGTAGTACTTTCCGGAAATGTGGTCGGTGTTTTTGTAGACATCTGCGTCGTTGCTTCTGTGGTCATCGCTGTACTTGGTTGCTTTGCTGTGGTCAAAGTTGTTGTCAACAGAGTAGAGTGGTCTGCAGTTGTTTTCCCTGCAGTAGTTGATTGTAAAATTTTAAATGTTGTTGACGGTTTATCAGTGGTGTAAGAAGTACTTGCTAAACCCGTGGTgctctttctttgtgtatgagTGGTATGGTCTGCAGTCGTTGATGTAGTACCTCCCGGTAATGTGGTTGGTGTTTCTGTACTTGCTTCGGTTGACATTGCTGTACTTGGTTGGGCTGTTATCTCTAGGGTTGTTCTCTGTGTAGATCCGCCTACAGTTGTGTGATCTACAGTCGTCGATGAAGCAGTAGATGTTGAGAATGTTGTGGTGTGCGATGTTGTAGGTATCGTTGACGGTTTTGGAGTGGTGTCGGAACTGCTTGACAAAATTGAAGTACTCTGCTGTGTTGTAAGATATCCTTCTGTGCTGGTCTGTACCGTTGTCTTACCAGGGGCTGTGATATGATCAAGAGTAGACGTCAGCGTACTTGGCTCCATTGTAGCCGGCACTGTGAGGAAGGTGGTTCGCTGTGCAGTTTTCGGGGCGGTAATTGCTTGGGAGGTGGTTTCTGTCTCGGGCGTGGTAGACACCAGAGAGGAGACTAAGGATGTAGATGAAGTTGTTTTCATTGGAGATGTGCTGCCGGATGAAGTGGTACGGTCGGTGGTTTCTCCGAGTGTTGTGGGGGATGTTGTTGTCAGTCGGGTAGATCTGTCTGCAGTTGTATGCTCTGCAGTCGTCAATGTAGTACTTTCCAGAAATGTGGTCGATGTGGTCATATCTGTAGCTGCGTCGGTGGTTGTGACTATCCCTGCCATCGTCGATGTAATACTCTCCAGAGACCCGGTCGATTTTCCTGTGGTCATCTCCGTAGTTCCTTCGTCGAACCCCACCGTACTTGGCTGGTTTGACGTAGCTAAAGCTGTTGTCACCTGTGTAGATTGATCTTTTGTTGTTTGCTCCGCTGGAGTTGACGTAGTACTTTCCAGAGACTGTGTCGATTTTCCTGTGGTCATCGCCATAGTTGCTTCGGTGGACGACACCGTACTTGGTTGGTTTGTTGTAGCTGAAGTTGTTGTCACCTGAGTAGATTCCCCTACAGTTGTATACTCC
Proteins encoded in this window:
- the LOC136445224 gene encoding mucin-22-like — translated: MEESTLTSTVKDTTVPEQTTVQTSTVGSPTTKQSTPVLPSTAYTTEKPSEIYTTTSATTFLTSTVPSTTTEQPTTNESTQVTTTLVATSHPSTVSTTKSTTEMTTGKFTTFPDITTSTAEEQTTIDQSSKVTTTLATTNQPSTVVSTEATTEMTAETSTGSPESTTSTPAEQTTVDQSTQVTTTLSKTELPSTAWFTDSTTEMTTGTSTRSLERTTSTTEGQTTVDQSTQVTTTVATTSRPSRVTTTEAATDMTTFLKSTTSTTADKSTQPTTTSPTTLGETTDRTTSYVSTSPTKTTTSTFVSSSLASTTPKTQTTSQASTVPKTAQRTTFQTVPATMEPSTLTSTLEHTTVRDKTTVQTSTEGSPTTKQSTTVLPSTAYTTGKPSTIYTTLTSTVPSTTTEQPTTDESTQLTTTLAATSHPSTFSTTEATTEMTTGSSTRSLKSTTSTTAEYTTEGESTQATTTSATTNQPSTVSSTEATMAMTTGKSNRSLESTTSTFAGIVTTTDAATDMTTGTSTTFLESTTLTSAEHTTADRSTQLTTTSPTTLGETTDLTTSFGSTSPMKTTTSTSVSSSLASTTPETQTTSQAITVPKTAQRTTFLTVPATMEPSTLTSTLEHTTVPDETTVQTSTEGSPTTKQSTTVLPSTAYTTGKPSTIYTTDGTTTSLTSSDSSTTTDQPTTDESTHVTTTLAATSHPSTLSTTEATTEMTTGSSTRSLKSTTSTTAEYTTVGESTQVTTTSATTNQPSTVSSTEATMAMTTGKSTQSLESTTSTPAEQTTKDQSTQVTTALATSNQPSTVGFDEGTTEMTTGKSTGSLESITSTMAGIVTTTDAATDMTTSTTFLESTTLTTAEHTTADRSTRLTTTSPTTLGETTDRTTSSGSTSPMKTTSSTSLVSSLVSTTPETETTSQAITAPKTAQRTTFLTVPATMEPSTLTSTLDHITAPGKTTVQTSTEGYLTTQQSTSILSSSSDTTPKPSTIPTTSHTTTFSTSTASSTTVDHTTVGGSTQRTTLEITAQPSTAMSTEASTETPTTLPGGTTSTTADHTTHTQRKSTTGLASTSYTTDKPSTTFKILQSTTAGKTTADHSTLLTTTLTTAKQPSTAMTTEATTQMSTKTPTTFPESTTSTAAEQTTADKSTLPSTTATAEKSTEVRTTLPTTHQQSSAKTTKATTEKSTEKPTTFPESTSSTIEKHTTSDKSTQLTTMSPTTHQVTTGPTTSSSTTFSTASTPTSWVTSPSFTTLKSQTTVQESTVPETTQRTTFRTVPATMEQSKLTSTLKETTVHDETTVQTSTEGSPTTMKSTTVVPTTPYTTEKPSTIHTTGRTTTLLSSTGPLTTTEQTTADESTQITTLSTISKPSTAMNTEATTEASTKTPTTLPETTVSTAADHTTHTSRKSTTGFSSTSYTTDKPSTTYTTLQSTAVEKTTADQSTQVTTTLTTTKQPSTAMATEATTEMSTKTPTSTTFPKSTTLTTAELGHTTLTTRKSTTNESPTTFKSTHFTTSSTSTIPSTTSDHTTEKSTEVTSALATTDQASSAKTTKATTEMSTKNPTTFPKSTASTAAEETTADKSTQQTTTSLTTDKKTISLPPSSSSTFSTATTPKYFVTSPAFTTLKSQTTVQESTVPITTQRTTFRTVPATMEQSTLASTPEKTTVPVATTIQTSTVGLPTTMKSTTVVPSTPYTTEKPSIASTTARTTTFITSTVPLTTAEQTTADESTHITTVSTTSKSSTATSAKATTVTTNQRSTAMATEASMEASTETSTTLPESTIFTSAEHTTHTPRKSTMGSASTSYTTGKPSTTYKIEHITTSSTLPIPSTTAEKTTADQSTQVTTTLATTNQPSLAMATEAMTEMSTETLTTLPGTISSTAVEDTTVDKSTQLTTTSPATHKGTTGLFTPPSSTFLAATTSQTTAQPGTNPQTSQRTTFRTVTATMEQSTLASTLAETTVPDETTAQTSTEGPPTTKQSTSALSSTLHTTGKPSTMHTTAHSTSSSTPTASSTTVYQTTTGESTQITTSATATQPSTAVFTEASTKISTETPTTSSERTISTTAEHTTSITSESTMSLPSTDIPATTFKTPHITTSSTSTILSTTAGETTAAESTQVTTTLATTNQPTTAMASEATTEMSTEMPTTFPEGTTSTTADNFYTSTARKSTTYKPPTTYKTTTDQYTQVTSTSASTTQPSSAMTTEATTEMSTEIPTEFPESTTLTTPTTRTSTMAKTTYKTTAVEPTHVTTGLATTRQQTTEMPIEATTEMAGGTSTTFPENTSPLLSTKSVTTRQLTTEPRTTVQAATTSASTATMPVTTDERTTQLTPILATTNEGTEVLPLTTGGETTVIIEQESTTFLAGSYSPTLESTSTPVSTPSFSTVEPMATTTSIVVQPTIAEQTTAERSTQLTSTSVTTGEKTQRLTTTEKPTSAAATTALHLTTDMETTEVTSGEPTTLPSLPTTTSVTTDLKTTRLTTTEQPTSAAMTTTPHLTADEQTTKVTRGEPTTFSASSVLTTTSVMTDVKTTPLKRTPQYTSEFVTTTPHLTTGEQTTSVTTDEDTTPFTTTEQPTTEMTTEEQTTFPARATSVLPTQATSSVHSTTAQSATTFKGTTVQSTTAEPTTSTIRTVQTTLTNQQVTTEPSTTVRTIGTTTQLGDCNDGCDKYAEMLADGTCQCKQGFEGDGTTCALVSSGFSQSARFTDLAYRDSLADCRSADFTATKENMTALILDVYSKSSVADNIYSVIVTSLTSGSLIVETTITADSAASLTAEALQQAFIQSIGVNMEVNTTELCASDYCLLHAGIRQCPVPGTSSDISVTNTIPYIVNHLRYNKCRFNNTANDRCLNNTANDRYLNSTAHDRCLKSTDNDRCLNSTTNI